A window of the Bacteroidia bacterium genome harbors these coding sequences:
- the rsmI gene encoding 16S rRNA (cytidine(1402)-2'-O)-methyltransferase encodes MSTLAKLVIVPTPIGNLEDITIRALNSLKSCDVVFAEDTRTSGNLLRHFEIQKKMVAFHLNNEHKVLQQAIDTIQSVELAALVSDAGTPGISDPGFLLIRECIKQGIPVETLPGPTAFVPALVNSGLPCDRFYFEGFLPHKKGRETRLKFISQLEVSCVLYESPFRLVKLLEELIKHCGAERPVCVSRELTKLHEENFRGSLVQALTHFQAKAVKGEIVVVLGV; translated from the coding sequence ATTTCAACCTTGGCAAAATTAGTTATAGTTCCAACGCCCATAGGCAATTTAGAAGATATCACCATTAGGGCTTTGAACAGCCTTAAATCATGCGATGTTGTATTTGCGGAAGACACGCGAACGAGCGGAAATTTGCTTCGACATTTTGAAATACAGAAAAAAATGGTGGCCTTTCATTTGAACAATGAGCATAAAGTTTTGCAACAAGCTATTGATACTATTCAAAGTGTGGAGCTTGCTGCCTTAGTTAGTGATGCCGGCACTCCCGGTATTAGCGATCCCGGTTTTTTGCTTATTCGGGAATGTATAAAACAAGGCATACCGGTAGAAACACTTCCAGGCCCAACGGCCTTTGTGCCGGCTTTGGTTAATTCCGGATTGCCCTGTGATCGTTTTTATTTTGAAGGGTTTTTACCGCATAAGAAAGGAAGAGAAACCCGTTTGAAGTTTATTTCCCAACTGGAAGTTAGCTGTGTGCTATATGAATCTCCATTTCGTTTGGTTAAATTGCTGGAAGAACTCATTAAACACTGTGGTGCCGAGCGGCCTGTTTGTGTAAGTCGTGAACTGACCAAATTGCATGAAGAAAATTTTAGAGGTAGTTTGGTTCAGGCCTTAACTCATTTTCAAGCCAAAGCGGTGAAGGGTGAAATTGTAGTTGTTTTAGGTGTTTAA
- the rplU gene encoding 50S ribosomal protein L21 translates to MYAIVEIAGQQFKVQKDQKLYVHRLTEEAGKKVEFGNVLLADDNGKVTLGSPSIEGAKVSATVLSHLKGDKVIVFKKKRRKGYQKSNGHRQSFTQIQINAINVKGEKKAAKAEVAE, encoded by the coding sequence ATGTACGCAATCGTAGAAATCGCCGGACAGCAATTTAAAGTTCAGAAGGACCAAAAGCTTTATGTACACCGCCTTACAGAGGAAGCTGGAAAGAAAGTTGAATTCGGCAATGTATTATTAGCCGATGATAATGGCAAAGTGACTTTAGGAAGTCCAAGCATTGAAGGTGCAAAAGTATCTGCTACCGTTTTGTCTCACTTGAAAGGCGATAAAGTTATCGTTTTCAAGAAAAAACGTCGTAAAGGCTACCAAAAATCAAATGGCCACCGTCAATCTTTTACTCAAATTCAAATTAACGCTATCAACGTTAAAGGCGAGAAAAAAGCAGCTAAAGCTGAAGTGGCTGAATAA
- the rpmA gene encoding 50S ribosomal protein L27, whose amino-acid sequence MAHKKGVGSSKNGRESHSKRLGVKIMGGQAAIAGNIIVRQRGTKHHPGENVGIGKDHTLFALVDGIVEFRRRKDDKSFVSVKPFAEA is encoded by the coding sequence ATGGCACACAAGAAAGGCGTCGGTAGTTCCAAGAACGGACGCGAATCACATAGCAAACGCCTAGGCGTTAAAATCATGGGTGGTCAAGCTGCTATCGCTGGTAACATTATCGTTCGCCAACGTGGTACTAAACACCATCCGGGCGAAAACGTAGGAATTGGTAAAGACCATACCTTGTTCGCTTTGGTTGACGGTATCGTTGAATTCCGTCGCCGTAAAGACGATAAGTCTTTCGTTTCAGTGAAACCTTTCGCTGAAGCTTAA
- a CDS encoding aspartate kinase has translation MQLFKFGGASVKDAPGVRNLGRIVQDFSSRPLIVVVSAMGKTTNALEKVAQAFFYKNGDPQAILEQIKQDHLAIVKDLFPLGNEPVYAELEECFAAVAWNLEDEPIKEYDFEYDQIVSLGELVSTKIVAAYLNQQGIVAEWLDARDFIKTDDTWREGRIDWKGTQEAIDSGLKPKINGNPNFVGVVQGFIGVTSENYTITLGREGSDYTASIFAYCLNASGVTIWKDVPGVLNADPKYFSGTVMLNQISFEDAIELAYYGAGVIHPKTIQPIRNKNIPLFVKSFIHPENAGTVINAEQNPLPVPSFISKPNQVLIAITSRDFSFIMEDHLAEIFHLFAERGLKINFMQNSAVSFSVCVSWDEYKLPGLLAELEKTYNITVREGVELLTIRYYNQSTLNRLLAGKVQLLESKAGETIQIVSVPQT, from the coding sequence ATGCAGTTGTTTAAGTTTGGTGGGGCTTCGGTAAAAGATGCACCCGGTGTTAGAAACCTAGGAAGAATTGTCCAAGACTTTTCATCCAGGCCATTGATTGTTGTGGTTTCGGCCATGGGAAAAACCACCAATGCTCTGGAAAAGGTTGCCCAGGCTTTTTTTTATAAAAATGGTGACCCACAGGCCATTTTAGAACAAATTAAACAAGATCATTTGGCAATTGTCAAGGATTTATTTCCACTTGGAAATGAACCTGTTTATGCCGAGCTGGAGGAATGTTTTGCTGCTGTTGCCTGGAATTTGGAAGATGAACCCATCAAGGAATATGATTTTGAGTACGATCAAATTGTTTCTTTAGGTGAGTTGGTGTCTACTAAAATTGTGGCGGCATATTTAAATCAGCAAGGAATTGTTGCTGAATGGTTGGATGCCAGGGATTTTATCAAAACCGATGATACCTGGCGTGAAGGAAGAATCGATTGGAAGGGTACCCAGGAAGCTATTGATTCCGGCTTGAAGCCCAAAATTAACGGAAATCCCAATTTTGTTGGCGTTGTGCAAGGTTTTATTGGTGTAACTTCGGAGAATTACACCATTACCTTGGGCAGGGAAGGTTCTGACTATACCGCTTCCATTTTCGCATATTGCTTGAATGCTTCCGGAGTAACCATCTGGAAAGATGTTCCCGGAGTGTTGAATGCCGATCCCAAGTATTTCTCCGGCACGGTGATGCTAAACCAAATTTCGTTCGAAGATGCCATTGAATTGGCTTATTACGGCGCCGGGGTAATACATCCAAAAACTATTCAGCCCATTCGGAACAAGAATATTCCTTTGTTTGTAAAGTCCTTCATTCATCCCGAAAATGCCGGAACGGTCATCAATGCAGAGCAGAATCCATTGCCGGTTCCTTCCTTTATTTCCAAGCCCAATCAGGTGTTGATTGCCATTACAAGCCGAGATTTTTCTTTTATCATGGAAGATCACCTGGCCGAGATTTTTCACTTGTTTGCCGAGCGCGGTTTGAAGATAAATTTCATGCAAAATTCGGCTGTAAGTTTCTCGGTTTGCGTTTCGTGGGACGAGTATAAACTACCCGGTTTGTTGGCCGAGCTGGAGAAAACCTATAACATTACAGTTCGGGAAGGAGTGGAGTTGTTGACCATACGTTATTACAATCAAAGCACCTTAAATCGGCTGTTGGCGGGCAAAGTTCAACTGTTGGAGAGCAAGGCCGGCGAAACCATTCAAATTGTAAGCGTTCCACAGACTTAG
- the ileS gene encoding isoleucine--tRNA ligase has protein sequence MLYPEYKSLNLPEIAKQVSEKWNKENTFKQSIENRPADKPFVFFEGPPSANGMPGIHHVMARTIKDIFCRYKTLKGFRVERKAGWDTHGLPIELGVEKALGITKEDIGKSITVEEYNAACRKEVMKYTDIWDDLTKKMGYWVDLEHPYITYENNYIESVWWLLQQLYSKNMLYKGYTIQPYSPAAGTGLSSHELNQPGTYKMVKDLTAVAMFKVKIETSSIPFENTAYFLAWTTTPWTLPSNTALAVGKDIDYVAVKTFSPYTGQAVTVILAKDLMGKYFPEKNAGLAFDDYKEGDKNIPFAVVNSFKGNDLAGIQYEQLLPYCQPESGDAFKVIIGDFVTTEDGTGIVHIAPSFGADDFRVAKANGIGSLTLVDKRGKFVSEVSDFPNEYVKEDYLHADEKAAEVKRLQNLPEDSEFNKLVKQIVTRTNEYLSVDERIAIKLQLDGKLFKKEKYEHTYPHCWRTDKPVLYYPLDSWFVRTTAAKDKLIELNKTINWKPESTGTGRFGNWLENLVDWNLSRSRYWGIPLPIWRSEDGSEEICIGSVEQLKSEIAKANQSLGITNPDLNDLHRPFIDEVVLVSPTGKPMKRELDLIDVWFDSGSMPYAQWHYPFENKELIDSGKAYPADFIAEGVDQTRGWFFTMHAIAVMVFGKVAFKNVVSNGLVLDKNGNKMSKRLGNAIDPFETLGKYGPDATRWYMISNAAPWENLKFDIEGIGEVQRKLFGTLYNTYSFFAIYANIDQFQFVPNNLVPLSERPVLDRWIISKLHSLITDVDSYYADYEPTKATRAIEEFVDRHLSNWYVRLSRRRFWKGEMNRDKQAAYETLFECLTTISRLMSPVAPFFADWMYNNLNQSTASNNNQLFSSVHLSYWTPAESNFIDSDLEERMELAQQVTSMILSLRKKQNIRVRQPLQRIMVPVLDQHFQDQLELVKELILAEVNIKELEYLKDAGIIKKRIKPDFKKLGPKYGQHMKAIAAAITGFDQAQIAELELSGTMPIQLDSTSISIDISDVEISSEDIPGWLVASEGKVTVALDITISEELRNEGIARELVNRIQNLRKDSGLEVTDRINVSIMHHDAVTPAVKNNLQYICTEILADSFDVLPNLSDSDAVQVEIDEETKTLVSLKKSSLN, from the coding sequence ATGTTGTATCCTGAATATAAATCCTTAAACCTGCCCGAAATCGCTAAACAAGTGTCGGAAAAATGGAACAAGGAAAATACCTTTAAACAAAGCATCGAAAATCGCCCAGCCGATAAACCTTTTGTGTTTTTCGAAGGCCCCCCCTCCGCCAATGGTATGCCGGGTATCCACCACGTAATGGCTCGCACCATCAAGGATATTTTTTGCCGCTATAAAACACTTAAAGGCTTCCGCGTTGAACGTAAAGCAGGATGGGACACCCACGGTTTACCCATTGAATTGGGCGTAGAAAAAGCCCTGGGCATCACCAAAGAGGACATTGGAAAATCAATCACCGTTGAAGAATACAATGCTGCCTGCCGAAAAGAAGTAATGAAATATACCGATATCTGGGACGACCTTACCAAGAAAATGGGCTATTGGGTCGACCTGGAACATCCTTATATCACCTACGAAAACAACTATATCGAATCGGTTTGGTGGCTGCTGCAACAACTCTACAGCAAAAACATGCTGTATAAAGGCTATACCATTCAACCCTATTCCCCAGCCGCCGGAACCGGTCTCTCTTCCCACGAACTGAACCAACCCGGAACCTATAAAATGGTGAAGGATTTAACTGCTGTGGCAATGTTTAAAGTGAAGATAGAAACCTCTTCCATCCCTTTTGAAAATACTGCTTACTTTCTAGCTTGGACTACCACCCCCTGGACTTTGCCTTCCAATACCGCTTTAGCCGTTGGAAAAGACATTGATTATGTTGCAGTTAAAACCTTTAGTCCTTATACCGGACAGGCGGTAACCGTTATTCTGGCCAAAGATTTAATGGGTAAATATTTCCCGGAAAAAAATGCCGGCTTGGCCTTTGATGACTATAAAGAAGGCGATAAAAACATCCCTTTCGCAGTGGTAAACAGCTTCAAAGGCAATGACTTGGCAGGAATTCAATACGAACAATTACTACCCTATTGTCAACCTGAATCAGGCGATGCTTTCAAAGTAATTATCGGCGATTTCGTTACTACCGAAGACGGTACCGGAATCGTTCACATTGCACCCAGCTTCGGCGCCGACGACTTCAGGGTGGCTAAAGCCAATGGTATAGGTTCGCTTACACTAGTCGATAAACGGGGAAAATTTGTTAGCGAAGTAAGCGACTTCCCCAACGAATACGTAAAAGAAGATTACCTCCATGCCGATGAAAAAGCTGCCGAAGTAAAACGCCTTCAAAACCTTCCTGAAGATTCGGAATTTAATAAACTGGTAAAACAAATTGTTACCCGAACCAACGAATACCTCAGCGTGGATGAACGAATAGCCATTAAGCTACAATTGGATGGAAAACTATTCAAAAAGGAAAAATACGAACATACCTATCCGCATTGCTGGAGAACCGACAAACCGGTTTTGTACTATCCCCTGGATTCCTGGTTTGTGCGCACCACAGCAGCCAAAGACAAACTAATTGAATTAAACAAAACCATCAACTGGAAACCGGAAAGTACAGGAACCGGTCGCTTCGGAAACTGGCTCGAAAACCTGGTTGACTGGAACTTGAGTCGCAGCCGCTACTGGGGAATTCCTCTTCCTATTTGGCGCTCAGAAGACGGTAGCGAAGAAATATGCATCGGTTCTGTAGAACAACTAAAATCCGAAATTGCTAAAGCCAACCAATCATTAGGAATCACCAATCCGGACCTGAACGACCTACACCGCCCTTTTATCGACGAAGTAGTACTGGTTTCGCCAACCGGAAAACCCATGAAACGAGAATTAGACCTCATCGATGTATGGTTCGATTCCGGCTCCATGCCATACGCCCAATGGCATTATCCATTCGAAAACAAAGAATTAATCGATAGTGGAAAAGCCTATCCGGCCGATTTCATTGCAGAAGGTGTTGACCAAACCCGTGGTTGGTTCTTTACCATGCATGCCATCGCTGTTATGGTGTTTGGCAAAGTGGCCTTCAAAAACGTGGTTTCCAATGGCTTAGTTCTAGATAAGAACGGAAACAAAATGAGTAAACGCCTGGGAAATGCGATTGACCCTTTCGAAACCCTTGGTAAATACGGACCCGATGCCACCCGTTGGTACATGATTTCCAATGCTGCTCCTTGGGAAAACCTAAAATTCGATATTGAAGGAATTGGAGAAGTACAACGCAAATTGTTCGGAACCCTTTACAACACCTATTCCTTCTTCGCTATTTACGCCAATATCGATCAATTCCAATTTGTGCCAAACAACCTGGTACCTCTTTCTGAACGTCCGGTGCTGGATCGTTGGATCATTTCCAAATTGCATAGCCTGATTACTGATGTTGATAGCTATTATGCCGATTATGAACCAACCAAAGCTACTAGGGCCATTGAAGAATTTGTTGACCGTCATCTTAGTAATTGGTACGTACGTCTGTCGAGAAGGCGCTTTTGGAAAGGTGAAATGAACCGGGATAAACAAGCAGCTTATGAAACCCTTTTTGAATGCTTAACCACCATTAGCAGGTTAATGAGTCCTGTTGCCCCATTCTTCGCCGATTGGATGTACAATAACCTTAACCAATCCACTGCTTCAAACAACAACCAATTGTTTAGTTCTGTTCACCTTAGCTATTGGACTCCTGCCGAATCCAATTTCATTGATTCTGATTTAGAAGAACGAATGGAACTGGCACAACAGGTAACCAGCATGATTTTGTCGCTTCGAAAAAAGCAAAACATCCGAGTTCGTCAACCACTTCAACGAATTATGGTTCCGGTACTGGATCAACATTTCCAGGATCAATTGGAATTGGTAAAAGAACTGATTTTGGCCGAAGTAAACATCAAAGAATTGGAATACCTAAAAGATGCCGGAATTATCAAAAAGCGTATTAAGCCCGACTTCAAAAAACTAGGCCCTAAATATGGACAACATATGAAAGCCATCGCGGCAGCAATTACCGGATTTGACCAAGCCCAAATAGCCGAATTGGAACTATCAGGAACCATGCCTATCCAACTGGATTCCACTTCCATAAGCATCGATATCAGCGATGTGGAAATTTCTTCCGAAGATATTCCGGGCTGGTTGGTAGCCTCTGAAGGCAAAGTAACTGTTGCTCTCGACATTACCATTTCGGAAGAATTACGCAACGAAGGCATTGCACGTGAACTAGTTAACCGAATTCAAAACCTTCGTAAAGACAGCGGATTGGAAGTAACCGACCGAATTAATGTAAGCATAATGCACCATGATGCAGTAACTCCTGCGGTCAAAAACAATTTACAATATATTTGCACTGAAATTTTAGCCGATAGTTTCGACGTACTCCCAAACCTAAGCGACTCCGATGCTGTTCAAGTTGAAATTGATGAAGAAACCAAAACCCTAGTCTCTCTTAAAAAATCCAGCTTAAATTAA
- a CDS encoding PKD domain-containing protein, which produces MKKLVCGLFLALTLSIQAFAQTTVPISGDITSDATWTNDNIYQLNGFCYVKDGVTLTIQPGTIVKGDKVTKGTLIVERGGKLIADGTATQPIVFTSGEAAGSRNYGDWGGIILCGKATVNLPGGEGIVEGGTNASYGGGTTPNDDDNSGILRYVRIEFPGIPFQPNQEINGLTCAGVGRGTTLDYIIVAYSGDDSYEFFGGTVNAKHLVSFRAWDDDFDTDNGFSGRLQFGVSLRDPSIADQSGSNGFESDNDGQGSTATPVTKPVFSNFSVYGPQVDAGTTINSLFKRAAHLCRNTQLNVFNSVFAGFPVGLLVDGSLAETNATNNDLQYQNNVIAGCATNLAVNSGSTFDIASWFNTSAFGNTTLTNNSDLLVADPFNLSNPDFTLQSGSPLSSGASFSNASLQGGFFENVSYKGAFGNSDWTSCWVNWDPQNTAYNGAVNYAFSTQLSPAGNQTICAGNSLTLNAPSGNYSYAWSNGGNGATISVNSGGDYFASITDNTTGCTLGSDTVSVAVSTPVATISPSNDTTICQGQSITLNANAGTAYSWSTGATTQSITLNATGLVTVTVTDANGCTATSNALQVTVENLPHANFVAQANQLSLTFTNTSTGNNTYTWDFGNGQTSTLEDVPALTYTGDGSYTISLIATNQCGSDTLEQTVYLSSSAITVSGSVTTDSTWHNSAVVLLSGFVYVKDGVTLTIEKGTVIKGEESTKATLIIERGGKLIANGTKNQPIVFTSNADPGSRNYGDWGGIILCGKAPVNLPGGEGIVEGGTNASFGGNDITDNSGVLNYVRIEFPGIPFQPNQEINGLTCAGVGNGTILNNIQVSFSGDDSYEWFGGGVNAKHLIAFRGWDDDFDTDNGYSGKLQFGVSLRDPNVADQSGSNGLESDNDGQGTAATPATNPTFSNFSIYGPQVDATTTINSLYKRAAHLRRNTQTDVFNSNFAGFPVGLLVDGSATETNATNNDLLYRNNIISGCATNLAVASGSAWDISSWFNTSGFSNSLLTTNSELMVNDPFNLTNPDFIPQTGSPLLSGSDFTNSSLQGAAIEQVNYRGAFGSEDWTDCWANWDPQNTAYSGTIFLPGAVSDFSNTTTGLTANFTNASTNGVSYLWDFGVAGTNNDISTDANPSFTYTTSGIYTVSLTAYSPCGDSTITKQISVTVGINERPVNIANARLYPNPNDGSDLYLDMTTLEKGLTEVRLLDLSGKLVNTLFSGKLSSGSHGLNFNLNGVGQGLYFVQIVSNGSVKTLKLLVK; this is translated from the coding sequence ATGAAAAAACTTGTATGCGGTTTATTTCTGGCTCTGACACTTTCCATTCAGGCCTTCGCACAAACCACGGTGCCAATTAGCGGCGATATTACCTCGGACGCTACGTGGACCAACGATAACATTTACCAATTGAATGGTTTTTGTTATGTAAAAGATGGTGTAACCCTGACTATTCAGCCGGGAACCATTGTAAAAGGTGATAAAGTTACAAAAGGCACCTTGATAGTGGAGCGTGGCGGCAAGTTGATTGCTGATGGAACTGCTACACAGCCTATTGTTTTTACGTCGGGAGAGGCTGCCGGATCGCGTAATTATGGCGATTGGGGTGGAATTATCCTTTGCGGAAAAGCTACTGTTAATTTGCCCGGAGGTGAAGGTATTGTTGAAGGTGGAACCAATGCCAGTTACGGCGGGGGAACAACTCCAAACGATGATGATAATTCGGGGATTTTGAGGTATGTACGCATTGAGTTTCCTGGAATTCCATTTCAACCTAACCAAGAGATTAATGGTTTAACCTGCGCCGGTGTTGGTCGCGGAACAACCTTGGATTATATTATTGTTGCCTATTCGGGCGATGATTCGTATGAGTTTTTTGGAGGAACGGTAAATGCCAAACACTTGGTTTCGTTCCGTGCTTGGGATGATGATTTTGATACTGATAATGGTTTTAGCGGTCGTTTACAGTTTGGAGTTTCCTTGCGTGACCCATCCATTGCCGACCAAAGTGGTTCGAATGGTTTTGAAAGTGATAACGACGGACAAGGTTCAACGGCTACACCGGTAACCAAACCTGTGTTTTCAAATTTTAGTGTTTATGGTCCGCAGGTGGATGCCGGAACAACTATTAATTCCTTGTTTAAACGTGCTGCTCATTTGTGCAGGAATACTCAATTGAATGTTTTTAATTCGGTTTTTGCCGGTTTCCCTGTAGGATTGTTGGTTGATGGCAGTTTGGCGGAAACCAATGCTACCAACAATGACTTGCAATATCAAAACAATGTGATTGCCGGATGTGCAACTAATTTAGCAGTGAATTCGGGAAGTACCTTTGATATTGCATCCTGGTTTAATACATCTGCATTTGGTAATACTACCTTAACAAATAACAGTGATTTATTGGTAGCTGATCCGTTTAATCTGTCTAACCCGGATTTCACTTTGCAAAGTGGTTCCCCATTGTCATCCGGAGCTTCTTTTTCAAATGCAAGTTTGCAAGGTGGTTTTTTTGAAAATGTATCCTATAAAGGAGCATTTGGAAACAGTGATTGGACATCTTGCTGGGTAAACTGGGATCCGCAAAATACTGCTTACAATGGAGCAGTAAACTATGCTTTTTCAACTCAGTTAAGTCCGGCAGGCAATCAAACGATTTGTGCCGGTAACAGTCTTACCTTAAATGCCCCAAGTGGTAACTACAGTTATGCATGGAGCAATGGTGGAAACGGAGCAACAATAAGTGTAAATAGCGGAGGCGATTATTTTGCATCTATTACCGATAATACAACCGGATGTACTCTTGGGTCAGATACGGTTTCAGTAGCAGTTAGCACACCTGTAGCTACTATTAGCCCAAGCAACGATACTACCATTTGCCAAGGACAATCCATTACCTTGAATGCAAATGCCGGTACTGCCTATTCCTGGTCAACCGGTGCTACCACCCAAAGCATTACCTTGAATGCAACAGGTTTGGTAACTGTAACCGTAACGGATGCCAACGGATGTACGGCTACTTCCAATGCCTTACAGGTAACAGTTGAAAATTTACCACATGCCAACTTTGTGGCCCAGGCCAACCAATTAAGTTTAACTTTTACCAATACCTCAACCGGAAACAATACCTATACCTGGGATTTTGGCAATGGCCAAACCTCCACATTGGAAGATGTTCCGGCACTAACTTACACCGGTGATGGTTCCTATACTATTTCTTTGATTGCAACCAATCAATGCGGATCTGATACACTGGAGCAAACCGTTTATTTAAGCAGTTCGGCCATTACGGTGAGTGGTTCAGTTACTACAGATAGCACCTGGCATAATTCAGCAGTGGTTTTGTTAAGCGGTTTTGTATACGTGAAAGATGGGGTTACCTTAACCATTGAAAAGGGTACCGTTATTAAAGGTGAAGAATCGACCAAGGCTACCTTAATCATTGAACGTGGTGGCAAATTGATTGCCAATGGAACCAAAAACCAACCGATTGTATTTACTTCCAATGCCGATCCGGGAAGTCGTAACTACGGCGACTGGGGTGGAATTATCCTTTGCGGAAAAGCTCCGGTAAACTTGCCCGGCGGAGAAGGTATTGTTGAAGGAGGAACCAATGCCAGCTTTGGTGGAAATGATATTACCGATAACTCAGGTGTTTTGAATTATGTACGTATTGAATTTCCGGGTATTCCTTTTCAGCCTAACCAAGAGATTAATGGCTTAACCTGTGCCGGTGTTGGAAATGGAACCATCTTAAATAATATTCAAGTTTCATTTTCCGGAGACGATTCATACGAATGGTTTGGAGGGGGAGTTAATGCCAAACATTTGATTGCTTTCCGTGGTTGGGACGATGATTTTGACACCGACAACGGTTACAGTGGAAAATTACAATTTGGAGTATCGTTGAGAGATCCAAACGTGGCTGACCAAAGCGGATCCAATGGATTGGAAAGCGATAACGATGGTCAGGGAACTGCTGCTACTCCGGCAACCAACCCTACTTTTAGCAACTTTAGTATTTATGGTCCACAGGTGGATGCAACAACCACTATAAACTCCTTGTACAAACGTGCGGCTCATTTACGCAGAAACACCCAAACCGATGTGTTTAATTCCAATTTTGCAGGTTTCCCTGTTGGATTGCTGGTAGATGGAAGTGCAACTGAAACAAATGCAACCAATAATGATTTATTGTATCGTAACAACATCATTTCCGGTTGTGCAACTAATTTGGCAGTAGCCAGTGGAAGCGCCTGGGATATTAGTTCCTGGTTTAATACAAGCGGATTTTCTAACTCCTTATTGACCACCAACTCCGAATTGATGGTAAACGATCCATTTAACTTAACGAACCCTGATTTTATTCCTCAAACAGGTTCTCCTTTGTTGTCCGGTTCAGATTTTACCAATTCCTCTTTGCAAGGTGCGGCCATTGAACAAGTTAACTACCGTGGAGCATTTGGTTCAGAAGACTGGACTGATTGCTGGGCCAATTGGGATCCTCAAAACACTGCCTATTCCGGTACTATTTTCTTGCCGGGTGCCGTTTCCGATTTCAGCAATACTACTACCGGTTTAACTGCTAATTTTACCAATGCCTCAACCAATGGCGTTAGTTATTTGTGGGATTTTGGAGTAGCCGGAACTAACAATGATATTTCAACCGATGCTAACCCTAGCTTTACCTATACTACTTCCGGAATTTATACCGTGAGTTTAACTGCCTACAGTCCTTGCGGCGATTCAACTATCACCAAACAAATCAGTGTTACGGTAGGTATTAACGAAAGACCGGTAAACATTGCTAATGCAAGACTTTATCCTAACCCTAACGATGGTTCTGATTTATACTTAGACATGACCACTTTAGAGAAAGGTTTAACCGAGGTAAGGTTGTTGGATTTAAGCGGAAAACTGGTAAATACCTTGTTTTCAGGGAAATTGTCTTCAGGAAGCCATGGTTTAAATTTCAATTTGAATGGTGTTGGACAAGGTTTGTATTTCGTACAAATTGTTTCCAATGGTTCCGTGAAAACTTTGAAGTTACTTGTGAAATAA
- a CDS encoding TraR/DksA C4-type zinc finger protein, producing the protein MAENSTEKVRYSDEELEEFKEIILKKLDDAQKDLELLRDQISHRDDHGTDDTSPTFKLLEDGSEVMSREEINQLAVRQQKFIANLQAALVRIQNKTYGICRETGKLISKERLRIVPHATLSIEAKNKMG; encoded by the coding sequence ATGGCAGAAAATTCTACCGAAAAAGTTCGCTACTCTGATGAAGAATTAGAAGAATTCAAAGAAATTATCCTCAAAAAACTGGATGATGCTCAAAAGGATTTGGAATTACTTCGAGATCAAATTTCCCACCGCGATGATCACGGAACTGATGACACGTCTCCAACCTTCAAACTTTTGGAAGACGGTTCAGAGGTGATGAGCCGGGAAGAAATTAACCAATTGGCCGTGCGTCAACAAAAATTCATCGCCAACCTGCAAGCAGCCCTGGTTCGAATTCAAAACAAAACCTATGGCATTTGCCGAGAAACAGGTAAATTGATCTCCAAAGAACGTTTGCGTATTGTGCCTCATGCTACACTGAGCATCGAAGCAAAAAACAAAATGGGATAG